Proteins encoded by one window of Cylindrospermum stagnale PCC 7417:
- a CDS encoding Uma2 family endonuclease — MVTTPTRNLTLEEFLKLPETKPASEYINGEIIQKPMPQGKHSRLQGESVTNINSVVKPQKIALALPELRCTFGGRSIVPDVAVFTWQRIPVDEKGNIANVFNTYPDWTIEILSPEQSTTKPTKNILHCLNHGTSLGWLIDPEEYNVLVYPSHQQPIFLENAEDILPVPEFVSDLHLTLGQLFDWLKL, encoded by the coding sequence ATGGTTACAACACCAACTCGTAATTTAACTTTAGAAGAATTTTTAAAACTACCAGAAACCAAACCAGCAAGTGAATATATCAACGGAGAAATAATTCAAAAACCTATGCCACAAGGTAAACATAGTAGACTTCAAGGTGAATCCGTTACCAATATTAATAGTGTAGTCAAACCTCAAAAAATCGCCCTCGCTTTACCAGAATTACGCTGTACATTTGGTGGACGTTCAATTGTTCCAGATGTTGCAGTATTTACATGGCAGAGAATCCCTGTAGATGAAAAAGGCAATATTGCCAATGTCTTTAATACCTATCCAGACTGGACTATTGAAATACTTTCTCCTGAACAAAGTACAACTAAACCCACCAAAAATATTTTACATTGTTTAAATCACGGTACTAGCTTAGGTTGGTTAATTGACCCCGAAGAATATAATGTTTTAGTTTATCCAAGTCACCAGCAACCGATTTTTTTAGAAAATGCCGAAGATATATTGCCAGTCCCCGAATTTGTTAGTGATTTACATTTGACTTTAGGACAATTATTTGATTGGTTGAAGTTGTAG
- the pgsA gene encoding CDP-diacylglycerol--glycerol-3-phosphate 3-phosphatidyltransferase, producing the protein MNIPNWITFSRLLGIPFLLYGLYNPTPQARWICLTIFLIAALTDWLDGYLARKLNQITDLGKFLDPLVDKLLVLAPLLVLVELGKVPAWGVFLILGRELAIAGWRVNKTTITGANIWGKLKTVSQIIAIALLMAPLSELWQIPTLIAFWLSVALTLISGGIYLLPEKPSLETQTQVIR; encoded by the coding sequence ATGAACATACCCAATTGGATTACATTTTCTCGACTTTTGGGGATACCATTTTTACTTTATGGTTTATACAATCCCACACCCCAAGCTAGATGGATATGTTTGACAATATTTTTAATTGCGGCGTTGACTGATTGGTTAGATGGTTATTTAGCGAGAAAACTTAACCAAATTACTGATTTAGGTAAATTTCTTGATCCTTTAGTAGATAAATTATTGGTACTTGCACCTTTATTGGTTTTGGTGGAATTAGGAAAAGTGCCAGCTTGGGGAGTATTTTTAATTTTAGGGCGAGAATTAGCGATCGCAGGTTGGCGGGTAAACAAAACCACGATCACCGGGGCGAATATTTGGGGTAAACTCAAAACGGTCAGTCAAATCATCGCGATCGCGCTTTTGATGGCACCCTTATCAGAATTATGGCAAATTCCCACCCTAATTGCCTTTTGGCTATCTGTCGCTTTGACGTTAATCTCTGGAGGAATTTATCTGTTACCAGAAAAACCTAGCCTAGAAACTCAGACGCAGGTAATCCGCTAA
- a CDS encoding SMP-30/gluconolactonase/LRE family protein, which produces MSQVLQYPHQNVLKAHASLGEGPVWDSTQKLLYWVDIDNHRVHQFNPETGKDSFFDVGDVVGAIAKAGVNRLIMALRHRLAFLNTQTGVVTPIVDIETDLPNNRFNDGKCDPQGRFWIGSMSSSSQKGQASLYRYDPDHSLHKMETGLTVSNGLGWSPDQRRFYLTDSPEKKIYAYNFDSATGRISDRQIFVNLAGESFYPDGLTVDIQGNIWSAMWDGGCVICFNPKGEEISRIQIPVKITTSCTFGGEDLQTLYITTASVGLSEDEIEKNFYAGDLFAVQTDISGLPASEFLG; this is translated from the coding sequence ATGAGCCAAGTTTTGCAATACCCACACCAAAACGTGCTGAAGGCACACGCTAGCTTGGGCGAAGGTCCTGTTTGGGATTCAACCCAAAAGCTACTTTACTGGGTCGATATTGATAATCATCGGGTGCATCAGTTCAACCCGGAGACTGGGAAAGACTCGTTTTTTGATGTGGGAGATGTGGTTGGTGCGATCGCTAAAGCTGGTGTTAATAGATTAATTATGGCACTGCGCCACCGCTTGGCATTCCTCAACACTCAAACAGGTGTAGTTACTCCCATTGTAGATATTGAGACGGATTTACCCAATAACCGTTTTAACGATGGTAAATGTGATCCTCAAGGACGCTTCTGGATTGGTTCGATGTCTTCGTCTTCTCAAAAAGGTCAGGCTAGCCTTTATCGCTATGATCCTGATCATTCATTACATAAAATGGAAACGGGGCTGACTGTCTCCAATGGTCTGGGGTGGAGTCCCGATCAAAGGAGATTTTACCTGACGGATTCTCCTGAGAAAAAGATATATGCTTACAACTTTGACTCAGCCACAGGTAGGATTAGCGATCGCCAAATTTTTGTTAATTTAGCTGGTGAGTCCTTTTATCCCGACGGGTTAACCGTAGATATTCAAGGAAATATCTGGTCAGCAATGTGGGATGGAGGCTGTGTAATTTGCTTTAACCCCAAAGGTGAAGAGATATCGCGGATACAAATACCCGTAAAGATAACCACCAGCTGCACCTTCGGTGGTGAAGATTTGCAAACACTTTACATCACCACCGCTTCAGTTGGGCTGAGTGAAGATGAGATAGAAAAAAACTTCTATGCTGGTGATTTGTTTGCTGTCCAGACTGATATTAGCGGATTACCTGCGTCTGAGTTTCTAGGCTAG
- a CDS encoding NAD-dependent epimerase/dehydratase family protein gives MRILIIGGTRFIGVYLTQQLVEAGHEVVLFNRGNRPAPSLQGVGQIIGDRTDATVLKAKLAQETFDVIFDNNGRELTDTQPLAEIFQGRVQHFVYMSSAGVYLKSDQLPHVEGDTVDPQSRHKGKHETEAYLTQQGLPFTSIRPTYIYGPRNYNELESWFFDRIVRDRPLAIPGNGMHITQLGHVKDLAKAMTQVVGNKKAIGQIYNISGDRFVTFDGLARACAVAAGKSPDAVKIVHYDPKKFDFGKRKAFPMRVQHFFASVNKAQIELNWQPEYDLISGLNDSLENDYLASGRDKAEVDFSLDEEILNAV, from the coding sequence ATGCGAATTTTGATTATTGGTGGCACTCGGTTCATTGGTGTCTACCTGACTCAACAACTGGTGGAAGCTGGACATGAGGTGGTACTGTTCAATCGTGGTAATCGTCCAGCACCTTCCTTACAGGGAGTAGGACAAATTATAGGCGATCGCACTGATGCCACCGTGCTAAAAGCCAAGTTAGCACAAGAAACGTTTGATGTCATTTTTGACAATAACGGACGGGAACTTACTGATACTCAACCGCTGGCAGAAATTTTTCAAGGACGTGTACAACATTTTGTGTATATGAGTTCGGCGGGGGTGTATCTTAAATCTGACCAATTGCCCCATGTAGAAGGCGATACAGTTGATCCTCAGAGTCGTCACAAGGGTAAGCATGAAACGGAAGCTTACCTGACGCAACAGGGATTGCCTTTTACTTCTATTCGTCCGACCTACATTTATGGCCCCCGGAACTATAATGAGTTGGAAAGCTGGTTTTTTGATAGAATTGTGCGCGATCGCCCTTTGGCTATTCCCGGTAATGGGATGCACATCACCCAGCTCGGTCATGTCAAAGATTTAGCTAAGGCCATGACTCAGGTGGTGGGCAACAAAAAGGCAATTGGACAAATTTATAATATTTCAGGCGATCGCTTTGTGACGTTTGATGGTTTAGCCCGTGCTTGTGCTGTCGCTGCTGGTAAATCACCTGATGCTGTGAAAATTGTCCACTACGACCCGAAAAAGTTTGATTTTGGCAAACGCAAAGCTTTTCCTATGCGGGTACAGCATTTCTTTGCGTCAGTAAATAAAGCGCAAATAGAATTAAACTGGCAACCTGAGTATGATTTAATTTCTGGGCTGAATGATTCACTTGAAAATGATTATTTGGCATCTGGGCGAGACAAAGCTGAAGTGGATTTCTCTTTAGATGAAGAAATTTTAAACGCTGTGTAA
- a CDS encoding glycosyltransferase, with the protein MPLKYALVHEWLTPKATGGSELVVREILNHIDADLYALIDFESSNPESYLYQRQIGTTFLQHLPLARKGVQKYLPLLPLAIEQLDLREYDVILSSSHVVAKGVLTTPNQLHICYCHTPMRYAWDLTFDYLRQSKLGSGLAGWVTRYLLHQLRQWDVLSANRVDYFIANSQHTARRIWRCYRREATVIYPPVNLEGLPFFSQKEDFYLTVSRLVSYKQVSLIVKAFNRLQRPLVVIGTGPEMNKIRSMANANIQILGWLPDDVVKKYMASAKAFVYAACEDFGIALVEAQACGTPVIAYGAGGALETVRDIRVCADTGTGIFFRVQTEAALVEAVEKFEVYQDFFNPEYTREHATQFSGQVFAERYFDFLNKCQEKRPFWKAWA; encoded by the coding sequence GTGCCCTTGAAATATGCTCTGGTTCATGAGTGGCTGACACCTAAAGCCACGGGTGGTTCAGAACTCGTAGTCCGGGAAATTTTGAATCACATTGATGCTGATTTATACGCCCTCATCGATTTTGAATCCAGCAATCCTGAAAGTTATTTATATCAGCGTCAGATTGGCACGACTTTTCTCCAGCACTTGCCATTAGCCCGCAAAGGTGTCCAAAAATATCTGCCTTTGTTGCCGTTAGCGATTGAACAACTGGATTTACGGGAATATGACGTAATTTTGTCTTCATCCCACGTTGTGGCTAAAGGAGTCCTAACCACTCCCAATCAGCTACATATTTGCTACTGCCACACCCCTATGCGCTATGCCTGGGACTTAACCTTCGATTATCTACGCCAAAGCAAGCTGGGGAGTGGTTTAGCTGGGTGGGTGACAAGGTACTTACTGCATCAGTTGCGTCAATGGGATGTATTGAGTGCAAATCGCGTTGATTACTTTATTGCCAACTCACAGCATACAGCTCGGCGGATTTGGCGTTGCTATCGGCGAGAAGCAACAGTCATTTACCCACCAGTTAATCTGGAGGGATTGCCCTTTTTTAGCCAAAAAGAGGATTTTTACCTGACAGTTTCCCGGTTAGTGAGTTACAAGCAAGTATCCTTAATTGTCAAAGCTTTTAACCGACTACAACGACCTTTGGTAGTCATTGGTACAGGACCAGAAATGAACAAGATTCGCTCCATGGCAAATGCTAATATCCAAATACTGGGATGGCTTCCCGATGATGTGGTAAAAAAATATATGGCCAGTGCCAAGGCATTTGTCTATGCGGCTTGTGAAGATTTTGGCATTGCCTTAGTGGAGGCACAAGCTTGTGGAACTCCAGTTATTGCCTACGGTGCAGGAGGTGCTCTAGAAACGGTGCGAGATATTCGCGTCTGCGCGGATACAGGGACAGGAATATTTTTTAGGGTGCAAACAGAGGCAGCTTTAGTGGAGGCAGTAGAAAAGTTTGAAGTGTATCAGGACTTTTTCAATCCTGAGTATACGCGAGAACACGCCACCCAGTTTTCTGGGCAAGTCTTTGCAGAGCGTTACTTCGATTTTTTAAATAAATGCCAAGAAAAAAGACCTTTCTGGAAAGCATGGGCTTGA
- a CDS encoding sugar transferase, protein MTAQSSLLSGKRSRTFLKRGQKTKTPKVKPKGLSLQGLNGEFAKRLFDIVFSLSVLMLFFPVYLILALLIAFSSEGPIFYVQERVGKNYKRFNCIKFRTMVSNADEILVQMMETSLEMRQEFETSFKLKQDPRITKIGRFLRITSLDEFPQFWNVLKGDMSVVGPRPLVTEELPKYGCHIDQILTIRPGITGLWQVSGRNDIPYPRRVQIDLHYVKFRNFWLDLWIMLKTIDVVIIPKNNGAY, encoded by the coding sequence ATGACTGCCCAGAGCTCACTCCTCTCCGGCAAGCGATCGCGTACTTTCTTAAAACGTGGTCAAAAAACAAAGACACCGAAGGTAAAACCCAAAGGTTTGTCTTTACAGGGTTTAAACGGAGAGTTTGCCAAGCGACTGTTTGATATTGTATTTTCGCTATCGGTCTTGATGTTGTTTTTCCCCGTCTACTTAATCTTGGCCTTGCTGATTGCTTTCAGCTCAGAAGGTCCGATTTTTTATGTCCAAGAACGGGTTGGTAAAAACTATAAACGCTTTAATTGTATTAAATTCCGCACAATGGTGAGCAACGCAGACGAAATTCTCGTGCAAATGATGGAAACATCCCTGGAAATGCGGCAAGAATTTGAGACCAGTTTTAAGCTCAAGCAAGACCCCCGAATTACCAAAATTGGTCGATTCTTACGAATTACCAGTTTGGATGAATTCCCCCAGTTCTGGAACGTTTTAAAAGGGGATATGAGTGTCGTCGGTCCGCGACCCTTAGTAACGGAGGAATTACCAAAATACGGTTGTCACATCGATCAGATTTTAACAATCCGTCCCGGAATCACCGGTTTGTGGCAAGTGTCAGGGCGTAATGATATTCCGTACCCCCGGCGAGTCCAAATAGACCTACATTATGTCAAATTTAGGAACTTTTGGCTCGATTTATGGATCATGTTGAAAACAATTGACGTGGTTATTATACCCAAAAACAACGGGGCGTACTGA
- the gmd gene encoding GDP-mannose 4,6-dehydratase, producing the protein MTQPKRALITGITGQDGSYLSEFLLEQGYEVHGIIRRTSTFNTDRIDHIYEDPHKEGVRLFLHYGDLTDGTTLRRILEEVKPTEIYNLGAQSHVRVSFDSPEYTVDAVGMGTLRLLEAIRDYQQRTGIQVRFYQAGSSEMYGLVQAVPQSETTPFYPRSPYACAKVYAHWQTINYRESYKLFACNGILFNHESPRRGETFVTRKITRAVARIVAGKQKNIYMGNLDAKRDWGYAKDYVKAMWLMLQQDQPDDYVVATGETHSVKEFLELAFSYVNLNWQDYVEFDERYLRPAEVELLIGDPTKAQQKLGWKTSVTFKELVALMVEADLQAIGHTSPNGNGLLLPQDMATVRQELGALHF; encoded by the coding sequence ATGACGCAACCAAAGCGAGCGTTGATTACTGGTATCACCGGTCAAGATGGTTCATACCTGAGTGAGTTTTTACTAGAACAAGGTTATGAAGTTCACGGCATTATTCGCCGGACTTCTACCTTCAACACCGATCGCATCGATCACATTTACGAAGACCCTCACAAAGAGGGTGTGCGGTTGTTTCTGCACTATGGTGACTTGACGGATGGGACAACCTTGCGCCGCATTTTAGAAGAAGTCAAGCCAACAGAAATTTACAACTTGGGTGCTCAATCCCATGTCAGGGTAAGCTTTGATTCACCGGAATATACGGTTGATGCGGTAGGAATGGGAACCCTGCGGTTGCTAGAAGCAATTAGGGACTACCAGCAACGCACAGGAATTCAGGTGCGGTTCTACCAAGCGGGTTCTTCAGAAATGTATGGTTTAGTCCAAGCAGTTCCCCAAAGTGAAACAACGCCGTTTTATCCCCGCAGCCCCTATGCTTGTGCTAAAGTTTACGCCCACTGGCAAACAATCAACTATCGTGAGTCTTATAAATTGTTTGCTTGCAATGGTATACTCTTTAACCACGAATCGCCTAGACGCGGCGAAACCTTTGTCACCCGCAAAATAACTAGAGCCGTTGCTCGCATCGTTGCAGGTAAACAGAAAAATATCTATATGGGTAATCTTGATGCCAAGCGGGATTGGGGCTATGCCAAAGATTATGTTAAGGCAATGTGGCTGATGTTGCAGCAAGACCAGCCAGATGATTATGTGGTTGCTACTGGCGAAACCCACTCAGTCAAAGAGTTCCTAGAACTGGCATTTAGTTATGTAAATCTTAATTGGCAAGATTATGTAGAATTTGATGAGCGTTATCTCCGTCCTGCGGAAGTTGAGTTGTTAATTGGTGATCCGACAAAGGCACAGCAAAAGTTAGGCTGGAAAACGTCAGTAACTTTTAAGGAGCTTGTGGCCTTGATGGTGGAAGCTGACTTACAAGCAATAGGTCACACTTCACCTAATGGAAATGGTTTACTACTGCCCCAAGATATGGCTACTGTTCGTCAAGAACTAGGTGCTCTTCACTTCTGA
- a CDS encoding GDP-L-fucose synthase family protein → MTALELQNKRILVTGGSGFLGRQVIDQLCRAGADSEKITVPRSRDCDLRVWENSQRAVDQQDIIIHLAAHVGGIGLNQQKPGELFYDNLIMGTHLIHAAYQAGIEKFVCVGTICAYPKFTPVPFKEDDLWNGYPEETNAPYGVAKKALLVQLQSYRQQYGFNGIYLLPVNLYGPEDNFDPKSSHVIPALIRKVHEAQIKREKQLPVWGDGSPTREFLYSVDAARGIVMGTTSYSDPEPVNLGTGDEISIRDLINLIAKLMGYEGEIIWETDKPNGQPRRRLDTERAKEAFGFTAQVGFEEGLKNTIEWYRQNAS, encoded by the coding sequence ATGACAGCCTTAGAACTGCAAAATAAACGGATTCTGGTCACAGGTGGATCAGGGTTTCTAGGTCGTCAGGTGATAGATCAGCTGTGTCGGGCTGGGGCTGACAGTGAGAAAATTACTGTACCGCGATCGCGTGATTGTGATCTGCGGGTTTGGGAAAATAGCCAACGTGCAGTTGACCAGCAAGACATTATCATTCACCTAGCAGCTCACGTCGGTGGTATTGGTCTCAACCAGCAAAAACCCGGAGAGTTATTTTACGATAACTTGATCATGGGCACCCACCTGATTCATGCTGCTTATCAAGCTGGAATAGAAAAATTTGTTTGTGTCGGCACTATCTGCGCCTATCCCAAATTTACCCCAGTGCCATTCAAAGAAGATGACCTGTGGAATGGTTATCCAGAAGAAACTAACGCCCCCTATGGAGTTGCCAAGAAAGCGCTTTTAGTCCAACTGCAATCTTATCGTCAGCAGTATGGCTTTAACGGTATTTACTTACTACCAGTGAATCTATACGGGCCTGAAGATAACTTTGACCCCAAAAGCTCCCACGTAATTCCGGCGTTAATTCGCAAAGTTCATGAAGCTCAAATTAAGCGAGAAAAGCAACTCCCCGTTTGGGGTGATGGTTCTCCTACCCGTGAGTTTCTGTATTCTGTAGATGCCGCTAGGGGAATTGTGATGGGTACAACATCCTATAGCGACCCTGAACCGGTTAATTTGGGAACTGGTGATGAAATCTCCATCCGTGATTTGATTAATCTGATTGCGAAATTGATGGGGTATGAAGGGGAAATTATCTGGGAAACCGACAAGCCTAATGGTCAACCGCGCCGCCGTTTAGATACTGAACGGGCAAAGGAGGCTTTTGGTTTTACGGCTCAGGTAGGCTTTGAGGAAGGGTTAAAGAATACCATTGAGTGGTATCGTCAAAACGCTAGTTAG
- a CDS encoding 5-formyltetrahydrofolate cyclo-ligase, with translation MFMNHEKFNKAELRRTLLKTRQSMSVVEWRQKSDRISANLQNSVLFHQANTILCFFSFRQEPDLSLLFTNSDKRWGFPRCIGKSLAWHFWQPDDAINTGAYGIPEPHPEAPRIDIEEIDLILVPCVGCDVQGYRLGYGGGYYDRLLSSPAWAKKPTMGVVFDFAHLPQLPVDSWDKPLQTVITENG, from the coding sequence ATGTTCATGAACCATGAAAAATTTAATAAAGCAGAACTCCGCCGCACCCTGCTCAAAACTCGTCAATCAATGTCTGTTGTTGAATGGAGACAAAAGAGCGATCGCATTTCCGCTAATTTACAAAACTCAGTTTTATTTCATCAAGCAAATACCATTCTCTGTTTTTTCAGCTTTCGTCAAGAACCTGATTTAAGTTTACTTTTTACCAACTCTGATAAACGTTGGGGTTTTCCCCGCTGCATCGGTAAATCCCTAGCTTGGCATTTTTGGCAACCTGACGACGCTATTAATACAGGTGCTTATGGTATTCCTGAACCACACCCAGAAGCGCCAAGAATTGATATAGAAGAAATAGATTTAATTCTCGTTCCCTGTGTGGGTTGTGACGTCCAAGGATATCGCCTAGGTTATGGTGGGGGATATTATGACCGTTTGTTGAGTTCTCCAGCTTGGGCTAAAAAACCTACTATGGGCGTAGTTTTTGATTTTGCCCATTTACCTCAACTTCCCGTTGATAGTTGGGATAAACCTTTACAAACTGTGATCACGGAAAATGGATGA
- a CDS encoding Rpn family recombination-promoting nuclease/putative transposase has translation MKTDTIFYTLLQNLPSVLFELLEQSPALALHYEFSSVEIKELARRIDGLFLPKAEYPQDPIYLVEVQFQPDDDLYWRLITEAFLYLNQYKPHKTWQAVVLWAKRSLDPGVPLAYQSSLAAGQIHVVYLDELTDTSSSIGLGIIKLVVASEDEAVQEARTLLNLVQQADTANSRNVLELVERMLVYKFSSYSRQELEAMFGLTEWRQTRFYQEVQEETKLETIPRLLREGLSVEQIARVLELNIEVVRQAIEKQSREKS, from the coding sequence ATGAAGACAGACACGATATTTTATACCCTGCTGCAAAATCTCCCCAGCGTTTTATTTGAATTACTGGAACAGTCCCCTGCACTGGCTTTGCACTACGAATTTTCCTCTGTGGAAATCAAAGAACTAGCACGTCGCATAGATGGCTTATTTTTGCCCAAAGCCGAGTACCCACAAGACCCGATTTATCTCGTTGAGGTACAATTCCAGCCCGATGATGATTTATACTGGCGGTTGATTACAGAAGCGTTTCTTTACTTAAACCAATATAAACCTCATAAAACATGGCAAGCTGTAGTTTTGTGGGCAAAACGCAGTCTTGACCCTGGTGTACCGCTTGCATATCAAAGTTCACTAGCTGCTGGGCAAATTCATGTAGTTTATTTAGATGAATTAACCGATACATCATCCTCAATTGGTTTGGGAATTATTAAACTAGTAGTAGCTTCTGAAGATGAAGCTGTACAAGAAGCAAGAACTTTGTTAAATCTGGTGCAACAGGCAGATACGGCAAACAGTCGGAATGTTTTAGAATTAGTAGAAAGGATGCTCGTTTATAAGTTTTCATCCTATAGCCGTCAGGAGTTGGAAGCGATGTTTGGATTAACAGAATGGCGACAAACTCGATTTTATCAAGAAGTTCAGGAGGAAACGAAGTTAGAGACGATTCCTCGACTGTTAAGGGAGGGACTAAGTGTAGAGCAAATTGCTCGTGTACTTGAGTTAAATATCGAAGTAGTACGACAAGCTATTGAAAAGCAAAGTAGAGAAAAATCTTAA
- a CDS encoding YdcF family protein: MKRKFTIKSSISVSRKYRLLWQSLQKLVWGLSLLLGIWLIFTTITLVSASSQPVDGFFVIGGSIRREIYVAQQAKQYPQTPILISRGSQDPCIWLIFQQEAAELQKVWLEKCANSTFENFYYGTPILHHWGVHKVKLITSPTHLPRAKWLAQILLGSHGIWVEPDIVQEQGIPANGEHWLKTGLDVTRSLFWAVISQGIQPQCSDITKLADVDMSAWEQKGFHCEHQAGLR; encoded by the coding sequence ATGAAACGCAAATTTACCATCAAATCATCAATTTCCGTTAGCCGAAAATACCGTCTACTGTGGCAATCGTTACAAAAATTAGTTTGGGGTTTGTCTCTTCTCCTGGGCATTTGGCTAATTTTTACCACTATAACCTTAGTTTCTGCTTCTTCCCAGCCTGTAGATGGCTTTTTTGTGATTGGTGGCAGTATTCGCCGAGAAATCTACGTCGCTCAACAAGCAAAACAATACCCGCAAACCCCAATTTTAATTTCTCGTGGTTCTCAAGATCCTTGTATTTGGCTAATTTTTCAACAGGAAGCCGCAGAGTTACAAAAAGTTTGGTTAGAAAAGTGCGCCAATTCCACTTTTGAAAATTTTTATTATGGAACTCCAATTTTACACCACTGGGGGGTGCATAAGGTAAAACTGATTACCTCGCCAACCCATTTGCCACGAGCTAAATGGCTAGCTCAGATTCTCTTAGGATCTCATGGCATCTGGGTGGAACCAGATATTGTTCAAGAGCAAGGCATTCCTGCAAATGGTGAACATTGGCTAAAAACAGGGCTAGATGTAACGCGCAGCTTATTTTGGGCGGTTATCAGTCAAGGCATTCAGCCCCAATGCTCAGATATCACAAAACTAGCTGATGTGGATATGTCAGCTTGGGAGCAAAAAGGTTTTCACTGCGAACACCAAGCGGGGTTGCGGTAG
- the ctpB gene encoding carboxyl-terminal processing protease CtpB has product MNQSAKRYSPLQVALIGGAIATTATISVFGTAWTRGVRAALQDSPKALVDQVWQLVNREYVDGKFNQQDWQATRQSLLSKEYSNNEQAYVAIREALQKLGDPYTRFMDPKQYEALTSQTSGEVSGIGIRMELNDKTKRLTVVEAIENSPALKAGIKAGDEILAIDGKPALKMKVDDASKLIRGKAGTAITLRLGRPGGNDFNLKLTRATIEVPTVRYTLKQEGSRRVGYIRLREFSSHAADQMRRAIRDLNGKQVDSYVLDLRGNPGGLLQASIEIARMWYDSGSIVRTVDRQGASEVTKANRTALTNRPLAVLVDGNSASASEILTGALKDNKRAVVVGSQTFGKALVQSVHELADGSGLAVTIAHYYTPQGTDINHKGIAPDIKLDLTEAQERQLATNPDLVGTKSDPQYARAIAALSSKNFAKPLTNPTTQPMSSRANDLKF; this is encoded by the coding sequence ATGAACCAATCTGCGAAACGTTACTCGCCGCTCCAGGTAGCCTTGATTGGTGGAGCGATCGCCACGACTGCTACTATATCTGTATTTGGTACAGCTTGGACGCGCGGTGTCCGCGCTGCCCTACAAGATAGCCCTAAAGCGTTAGTTGACCAAGTTTGGCAACTGGTGAATCGTGAATATGTTGATGGAAAATTTAATCAACAAGATTGGCAAGCTACCAGGCAGAGCCTGTTAAGCAAAGAGTATTCAAATAATGAACAAGCTTATGTAGCCATCCGCGAAGCTTTACAAAAGTTGGGTGACCCTTATACAAGGTTCATGGACCCCAAACAATATGAAGCCCTCACCAGTCAAACATCTGGGGAAGTTTCTGGAATTGGCATTCGCATGGAATTGAATGACAAAACCAAGCGGCTGACTGTTGTCGAGGCCATAGAGAATTCTCCGGCGCTGAAAGCTGGTATTAAAGCAGGCGATGAGATTTTAGCAATTGACGGCAAACCCGCTCTCAAGATGAAAGTGGATGATGCCTCTAAGCTGATTCGCGGCAAAGCTGGTACCGCCATAACATTGCGGCTGGGGCGTCCTGGTGGGAATGATTTTAATCTGAAGCTGACAAGGGCGACGATTGAAGTCCCAACAGTACGTTATACCCTCAAACAAGAAGGTAGTCGCCGCGTTGGCTATATTCGGTTGCGGGAGTTCAGTTCCCACGCCGCTGATCAAATGCGACGAGCCATCCGCGATTTAAACGGTAAGCAAGTCGATTCTTATGTATTAGATTTGCGGGGAAATCCTGGTGGTTTGTTGCAGGCAAGCATTGAAATTGCGCGGATGTGGTACGATAGCGGCTCGATTGTCCGGACTGTAGACCGTCAGGGAGCAAGTGAAGTAACTAAAGCCAATCGCACTGCCTTGACAAATCGGCCTTTAGCGGTGCTGGTGGATGGTAATTCTGCTAGTGCTAGCGAGATTCTCACAGGGGCCCTCAAGGATAATAAGCGAGCGGTAGTTGTTGGCAGCCAAACCTTTGGTAAAGCTTTAGTGCAGTCAGTGCATGAACTCGCAGATGGTTCTGGTTTGGCAGTCACCATTGCCCACTACTACACTCCCCAGGGCACGGATATTAACCATAAGGGGATTGCGCCAGACATCAAGCTAGACTTGACAGAGGCGCAAGAGCGGCAGTTGGCGACTAATCCCGATTTAGTTGGAACTAAGAGCGATCCCCAATATGCGAGAGCGATCGCAGCTCTATCTAGTAAAAACTTTGCCAAACCTTTGACAAATCCTACCACCCAACCGATGAGCAGTCGCGCCAACGACTTGAAATTTTAG